A genomic window from Cydia pomonella isolate Wapato2018A unplaced genomic scaffold, ilCydPomo1 PGA_scaffold_75, whole genome shotgun sequence includes:
- the LOC133534240 gene encoding uncharacterized protein K02A2.6-like — translation MSGANFGVLDTFDHNVQSWNSYKGRLQQYFIANDIDNAKDATGIKRRAILLTALKEETYKLTADLVLPKQLDSVPYEDIIKLLDNHFTPKRVGFGERHKFYAAVQQAGETHTQWAARLRGLTAYCSFSNVEEALRDRFIMGLLPGLEKEKLYAQNISELTLAKAVEFAENIRCARAGATAAGITPSSGDVYKIASNKQQNKSDGKVKCSTCGYTNHKVSECRFTNYVCKKCKVKGHLGRMCPSVKYLDMNYDGEDDDGKLYNIRSVKGKPMVETVSIQGKDIQFEVDTGAAVSVISPSFYKTHFNNIPLSPANKGLHGYASYKLQCAGMLQLPITYCGATHTLDIYVVCNGSAPLLGRDFISKFNLELAPIYCNNINAVEQNFPQLFSDNLGCFNKYQVKLTLKEGSKPIFFKARPVAFALRDKLSKEIDRLVDLNVLVPVEHSEYASPIVPVLKRNGSVRLCADYSVSINKQLVIEQYPLPTANELFAKLHGGQKFSKLDLSMAYNQLMLCEESQNLTCINTHRGLFKYTRLIFGLSSAPAIFQRAMDELLAGMEGVLCLLDDVLVTGRDDQEHVARLVSVLQRLQDAGLTLQKEKCEFFKSEVSYLGYVINKDGLKKSADKVKAIVNAPVPDSVNQLQSFLGWVNYYRNFVPSASSILSPLYDLLKKGVKWTWTTVHKEAFNKIKTCLASDQVLAHYNPEAQLVLTADASPHGLGCILSLIDSDGQERPISYASRTLNAAEKRYSQIQKEATALVFAVRRFHQYLYGRSKPFILRTDHKPLISIFGPHRGIPEVSANRLQRYAIFLSSYNYKIEFVRSADNSADYLSRACAPEGDGRGSAGAADTCCEPGAAAAAAAAETSERAAYVCFVVEGSLPVTLQELRDETRKDVTLCQVIKYTQEGWPKKIDNLKLKPFHLCNTQLSVENGCLMRGHKVVIPENLRYKVLSELHASHLGIVKTKAEARSRFWFPGIDEAIEMLIGTCDICIQLRPAPARAPLAHWKFPPQAFFRLHIDFCGPINGRSYLVIVDAYTKWVEVFDMNSSTTSTAVIEKLYEYMSRYGLPHTIVSDNGTAFCSQQFVDFCSLNGISHVTSPAYHAPSNGQAESYVKVFKRGLKSCLLSSTSVKDNKIKLLKYMFDYRNSIHSTTGFSPAQLVYGRKLRSRLDLLNPAILPPSSSSIALSDVVAKKQSLQNNKQTRKSKPVFKQGDVVLYKQFKGNNKCAWGKGIVVKKIGRVLYKIKDISSNLMVKRHTNQLMPLKGTITNRNANEYDDISVTPVPMSRHVDTPPPAPSPPPPPSSPPPLPPSQPSPPPPLAPPLPPSSTSEILDTRPVSPPLDDENEAPSASTPCNSPSPPTVRQTGSPSYFYMGEKKDDRRPETVARARQHEHPAPAIAATSDEDDFQEAIEEPRPGEPLRDPPPVVNPRTRLRNRPKVNYKI, via the coding sequence ATGTCTGGTGCTAATTTCGGTGTGTTGGATACCTTTGATCATAACGTTCAAAGTTGGAACAGCTACAAAGGCCGATTACAACAGTATTTTATCGCAAACGATATAGATAATGCGAAAGATGCGACGGGAATAAAAAGACGGGCCATCTTACTAACGGCACTCAAGGAAGAAACGTACAAGCTCACAGCTGATTTAGTCTTGCCAAAGCAACTGGACAGCGTGCCTTAtgaagatattataaaacttctgGATAACCATTTCACACCCAAGCGGGTTGGATTCGGCGAGCGCCACAAATTCTACGCCGCGGTGCAGCAGGCCGGTGAGACCCATACACAATGGGCCGCACGGCTACGCGGACTCACCGCTTATTGTAGTTTCAGCAACGTGGAAGAGGCATTACGCGATCGGTTTATCATGGGTTTGCTTCCAGGCCTTGAAAAGGAAAAATTGTATGCGCAAAACATCTCCGAGTTGACGCTAGCGAAAGCGGTCGAATTTGCCGAAAATATTCGCTGTGCGCGCGCCGGGGCCACTGCAGCTGGCATTACGCCTTCGTCGGGCGACGTTTACAAAATCGCgtcaaataaacaacaaaataagtCTGACGGGAAAGTGAAGTGTTCAACATGCGGCTATACTAATCATAAAGTGTCGGAGTGTCGGTTCACTAATTACGTATGCAAAAAGTGCAAAGTGAAGGGTCATTTAGGTAGAATGTGCCCTAGTGTTAAATATTTGGATATGAATTACGATGGCGAGGACGACGACGGTAAGTTGTACAATATTCGTTCTGTTAAGGGGAAACCCATGGTCGAAACAGTTTCTATTCAGGGCAAAGACATTCAATTTGAAGTAGATACGGGGGCTGCCGTTTCTGTGATATCCCCaagtttttataaaacgcaTTTCAATAACATTCCATTGTCACCTGCAAATAAAGGCCTGCATGGATATGCGAGTTATAAATTACAGTGCGCGGGTATGCTGCAGTTGCCGATCACGTATTGTGGTGCTACCCATACGTTGGATATATATGTCGTATGTAACGGTTCGGCTCCGCTGCTGGGCAGAGATTTTATTTCTAAGTTTAATTTGGAATTGGCCCCTATTTATTGCAACAATATTAATGCCGTTGAACAAAATTTCCCACAGCTGTTTTCGGACAACTTAGGGTGTTTCAATAAATATCAggttaaattaactttaaaagaAGGTTCTAagcctatattttttaaagcacgCCCTGTAGCTTTCGCCTTGCGGGATAAACTAAGTAAAGAAATCGATAGGTTGGTCGATTTAAACGTCCTTGTTCCCGTAGAACATTCAGAGTACGCTTCTCCAATTGTACCCGTACTAAAGCGTAATGGTTCCGTACGATTGTGCGCGGACTACTCAGTTAGTATTAACAAGCAATTAGTCATTGAACAATATCCCTTGCCGACTGCTAACGAGTTATTTGCGAAGTTACATGGTGGACAGAAGTTTTCTAAACTAGATTTATCCATGGCTTACAATCAGCTGATGTTATGCGAGGAATCTCAGAATTTAACTTGTATAAATACGCATCGcggattatttaaatatactcgTTTAATTTTTGGGCTTAGTAGTGCTCCGGCAATTTTCCAACGAGCAATGGACGAACTACTCGCGGGTATGGAGGGCGTGCTGTGCCTGCTAGATGACGTGCTGGTCACGGGTCGAGACGACCAGGAACACGTGGCCAGGTTAGTTAGTGTCTTACAGAGGTTACAGGACGCAGGCCTAAccttacaaaaggaaaaatgTGAATTTTTTAAGAGTGAAGTTAGCTACCTAGGCTATGTAATTAACAAAGACGGGTTGAAAAAATCTGCTGATAAAGTAAAAGCGATTGTTAACGCACCTGTACCTGACAGTGTTAATCAACTTCAATCTTTTTTAGGGTGGGTTAATTATTACAGAAATTTTGTTCCCAGTGCGTCAAGCATTTTAAGCCCCTTGTATGATCTGCTAAAGAAGGGAGTTAAATGGACTTGGACCACCGTTCACAAAGAGgcttttaataaaatcaaaacatgtCTTGCGTCCGATCAAGTGCTGGCGCATTACAATCCTGAAGCCCAGTTAGTTTTGACAGCTGACGCGTCACCGCACGGACTAGGTTGTATCTTGTCGCTAATTGATTCGGATGGCCAGGAAAGACCTATTTCCTATGCGTCACGCACCCTGAATGCCGCTGAGAAGCGATATTCTCAAATTCAAAAGGAAGCCACTGCCCTCGTCTTTGCAGTACGTAGGTTTCATCAGTACCTGTACGGTAGGTCCAAACCCTTCATACTACGAACCGATCACAAACCTTTAATCTCGATATTTGGACCGCACCGGGGAATACCGGAAGTCTCCGCGAATCGCCTACAGAGATATGCTATTTTCCTAAGTAGTTACAACTACAAAATAGAATTCGTTCGTAGTGCAGACAATAGCGCGGATTACTTGTCTCGGGCTTGCGCGCCAGAAGGGGACGGGCGGGGGAGCGCGGGGGCAGCAGATACGTGCTGCGagcccggcgccgccgccgctgccgccgccgcagAAACGAGCGAGCGTGCAGCATATGTGTGTTTCGTGGTAGAAGGTAGCTTGCCAGTGACACTACAAGAATTACGCGACGAAACACGCAAAGATGTAACTTTGTGTCAGGTAATTAAATATACGCAGGAAGGGTGGCCTAAGAAAatagataatttaaaattaaagccATTCCATTTATGTAATACACAGCTGTCAGTGGAAAATGGATGCTTAATGCGTGGGCATAAGGTCGTCATTCCTGAGAATTTACGGTACAAAGTTTTATCGGAATTACACGCTTCTCATTTAGGGATCGTGAAAACTAAGGCGGAAGCCCGTTCACGGTTCTGGTTCCCAGGAATAGACGAAGCTATCGAAATGTTAATAGGTACTTGCGACATATGTATCCAACTACGGCCGGCACCAGCGCGCGCGCCACTCGCGCATTGGAAATTCCCGCCACAGGCATTTTTCCGATTACATATAGATTTTTGTGGCCCAATAAACGGTCGATCATACTTAGTGATAGTTGACGCTTATACCAAATGGGTGGAAGTGTTTGACATGAATAGTTCAACCACTTCCACCGCTGTCATAGAAAAGCTATACGAATACATGTCTAGATATGGCCTGCCTCACACTATAGTAAGTGACAATGGAACGGCTTTTTGTTCACAGCAATTTGTTGATTTCTGTTCGTTAAATGGTATATCACATGTGACGTCACCCGCCTACCATGCACCTAGCAACGGACAGGCCGAGAGTTACGTCAAAGTATTTAAAAGGGGATTAAAATCTTGTTTACTTTCGAGCACCAGTGTAaaagataacaaaattaaattacttaaatatatgttCGATTATAGAAATTCCATACACTCGACCACAGGGTTTTCGCCTGCACAGCTTGTTTATGGTCGAAAATTAAGATCTCGACTTGATTTGCTGAATCCCGCTATCTTGCCGCCGTCGTCATCGTCTATCGCCTTATCTGATGTCGTTGCAAAAAAACAGTCCTTGCAGAATAATAAACAAACCAGAAaaagtaaaccagtttttaagCAAGGTGATGTAGTATTATATAAACAGTTTAAGGGCAATAATAAGTGTGCTTGGGGTAAAGGGATAGTTGTTAAGAAAATAGGAcgagttttatataaaataaaagacatTTCTTCTAATTTAATGGTAAAAAGGCATACAAATCAACTTATGCCACTGAAAGGGACGATTACCAATCGGAATGCAAATGAATATGACGACATATCTGTAACGCCTGTACCGATGTCGAGACACGTCGATACGCCACCGCCAGCGCCGTCGCCTCCGCCGCCGCCATCGTCGCCGCCGCCACTTCCGCCGTCGCAGCCTTCGCCGCCTCCTCCGCTagcgccgccgctgccgccttCATCGACAAGTGAGATCCTAGATACTAGGCCGGTTTCACCGCCACTTGACGACGAAAACGAGGCGCCATCTGCGAGTACACCGTGTAACTCACCATCACCTCCGACGGTTCGTCAGACAGGAAGCCCATCATATTTCTATATGGGGGAAAAAAAGGATGATCGAAGACCAGAGACTGTCGCCCGAGCAAGGCAACATGAGCATCCGGCTCCAGCGATTGCCGCTACCTCGGACGAGGATGATTTCCAAGAGGCGATCGAGGAACCTAGACCAGGCGAGCCTCTTAGGGACCCACCACCAGTGGTGAACCCCAGAACAAGATTGCGTAACCGTCCCAAGgtcaattataaaatatag